The Collibacillus ludicampi DNA segment AACATCTCGTGAAATACCTTTCAGAGTGTCCCAACTCTTTTCTGGATGCCCTATACGATATCGGGCTACTTCAGATGATTCAAAGGTACACACGTACACGATCATAGCCACACTGCCGAACGAGCTTGTTAGCGAGATCCACGACCGTATGCCGGTGATCTTCGGCCGGAAGATAAGGTGATCAAGTTGGATAGGGAGAAGTAGGACATGGAGTTGCTTCAGTCGAGTCTTGTGACTTTCCCAGCTGAAGAGAAGGGTACTTATCCTGTATCGCCGATGGTGAGGAATGTGAAGAATGATTCGCTGGAGTGTATAAGAGGTTAAATAACAGGTATTTTGAACTATTGATTAGGAAAAACAAGCCATCCCGATTGTCGAGGCGGTTTATTGGTTGGATCACGACAAGCACTTCATCATTTTTTGTGCTGGCTGCGGTTGTGTAATTGAACGATCTGTTTGCGTGCTAAGCATATCCCACCTCTTAGCTGCGGTGTCTATTCGTCTATTCGACTAAGTGTAAACCTTGTACCATCAGTACTTTTTCTATACGCTGGAACTTCCTTACACGAACGTTTCGTAGTTTTCTCGTCGTCTTCGATTCAAAGGTAACGATGGAGCTTTTCGATTACACCGCCTCGACTTGCGGCTTGTTAGCGAGTACCTCATCCTCCCCATTTGCATCGATACGTCTCCTGCCCACACACTAGTTTTCGATAATAAAAGTACGTTCCTACAACGAGGCATCCGTCTGCCTCCGTAAAATTTGCAAAGTGCTTCTTTACGGTCTTTAAACATCCTTCCGTTATTCATCCACGCCATTCATCGGTCGCCTCCGTTTATCGAATTTCTTGGAGCTAATCTCCGCAGAAGGATAAGCA contains these protein-coding regions:
- a CDS encoding SOS response-associated peptidase family protein; its protein translation is MSQLFSGCPIRYRATSDDSKVHTYTIIATLPNELVSEIHDRMPVIFGRKIR